The following proteins come from a genomic window of Impatiens glandulifera unplaced genomic scaffold, dImpGla2.1, whole genome shotgun sequence:
- the LOC124918538 gene encoding homeobox-leucine zipper protein ROC8-like, translating into MYEQIHILSPLVAAREYYFLRICKEIEQGLWIITDVSYDCFKNKHQHQLPSLRSWKLPSGCMIRDMCDGNSEVTWIEHVEVDDRSSTQRVFRDLVCVAGAYGAPRWLSTLERMIERFGSESASNSSPGGKVIHVPEGRRSVMDLSQRMVKSFFEMLSMSSTGKMDLPHLAELNNNGVRVSVRHSDGPGQPGGIIVSATTSLWLPLPGHILFNFLRDEKTRTDWDMLSDGNPVNEIARISCGNHPGNRISVLQPFNPKEGQMMMLQESCIDSSGSVIVYGPIDFPAIRSVINGDDSGHIPILPSGFTISGDGRPDKTNNNAAAAAAAAAASTSSDSSSRSSGASILTVAFQILVCSNLPNVKELSMESVATANTLVSSTVQKIKNALNCHDDQ; encoded by the exons ATGTACGAGCAGATTCATATTCTATCTCCACTTGTAGCAGCAAGGGAATACTATTTCCTCAGAATTTGCAAGGAAATTGAGCAAGGTCTCTGGATAATAACAGATGTTTCCTATGATTGTTTTAAGAACAAACATCAACATCAGTTACCATCTCTAAGATCTTGGAAACTCCCTTCAGGCTGCATGATTCGCGATATGTGCGATGGGAATTCAGAG GTTACATGGATAGAACATGTGGAAGTAGACGATAGGTCATCGACTCAGCGTGTGTTCAGAGATTTAGTCTGTGTGGCTGGTGCATATGGAGCTCCAAGATGGCTAAGTACCCTGGAGAGGATGATTGAAAGATTTGGATCTGAATCAGCATCAAACTCATCACCCGGGG GAAAAGTGATCCATGTTCCTGAAGGTAGGAGAAGTGTAATGGATCTATCTCAAAGAATGGTGAAAAGTTTTTTTGAGATGTTAAGTATGTCTAGTACAGGTAAAATGGATTTACCCCACTTAGCTGAACTGAACAATAATGGTGTTCGAGTTTCCGTTAGGCATAGTGATGGACCTGGTCAACCCGGTGGCATAATTGTGAGTGCCACTACCTCTTTATGGCTCCCTTTACCCGGCCATATTCTCTTCAATTTTCTAAGGGATGAGAAAACGCGAACAGACTGGGACATGCTTTCTGATGGAAACCCAGTAAACGAAATTGCAAGGATTTCATGTGGGAACCATCCAGGGAATCGAATCTCTGTTCTTCAGCCTTTCAATCCCAAAGAAGGACAGATGATGATGCTTCAAGAAAGTTGTATAGATTCATCTGGGTCAGTTATAGTGTATGGACCAATTGATTTCCCTGCGATAAGGTCGGTTATAAATGGAGATGATTCTGGTCATATTCCCATATTACCTTCTGGTTTCACAATCTCTGGAGATGGCCGGCCTGACAAAACAAACAACaatgccgccgccgccgccgccgcagCTGCTGCTTCAACGAGCAGCGACAGTAGTAGCCGGAGCTCCGGCGCTTCAATTCTGACGGTGGCTTTTCAGATTTTGGTATGTTCTAATCTTCCTAATGTTAAGGAACTTAGTATGGAATCGGTGGCAACTGCAAACACTCTTGTCAGTTCTACAGTtcagaaaattaaaaatgctttGAACTGCCATGATGATCAATAA